AAAATCCAACGACGAATCCACGAGGTTCACCATTTCTTCGGCATCAAAGAAACGACCACCATAATTCACATGAGTTTTACCCGGAACAAAATCCGGCTTAGTTTCGTGGACCTCCCTGTAATATTCACGGGTAAGTTCCAAAATCTGTTGTTTGAGTTCTTCTTTTTTGGACATAAACGTTTCCTTTGTTACCATTTTTTCCAAGGAGCCTGACCACAGGCTAATAATTTTTCCAGCATTGATTTTTCGCGAATGTTGTCCATACACTGCCAAAAACCTGTGTGAGTGTAGGACATCAGCTCTCCATCACTAGCGAGTTTTGCTAGCGGTTCTTTTTCGAACACGCAAGTATCATCAGTGAGATAATTGAATATCTCGGGCTGCAACACCATGTAACCAGCATTAATTGTAACACCGTCATTCACGCTCTTTTCACGGAATGACTTAACTGCGTTATTGCCGCCAATGTTGAGAACGCCCTTGTCTTGAGCCAATTTGACCGCAGTGAGTGTTGCTATTTTGCCATGACTCTTATGGAATTCAAGAAGCTTATTGATGTCTACATCGCAAACACCATCACCATAAGTCATAAAAAACGGTTCATTTCCAACATATTCTTGAACGCGCTTAATGCGCCCACCAGTCATCGTATTGTAACCAGTATCGACTACAGTTACTTTCCACGGTTCAATGTGACTATGGTGAATTGTGATTTCGTTTTTGTTGTTGCTAAAATCAAAACTCACATCAGAATTTTGCAAGAAGTAGTTTGAGAACCATTCTTTGATATATTCCTGCTTGTAACCAGCACAGATGATAAACTCCGTATGACCATAATAGGCATATTCTTTCATGATGTGCCAAAGAATCGGCTTTCCGCCTATTTCAATCATGGGCTTCGGCTTGAATGCAGATTCCTCTGAAATACGGGAACCAAAACCACCTGCTAAAAGAACTGTTTTCATTAAGAAACCTTACAATATTCTTTTTTATATAGTATTATCAAATTGAAACAAATTTAAAAAAAAATAACACATTGTCAAATATCATTGAAAACAATTGACATTTTACCGCATTCTGGCAATGGTGGTTGATATCTCAATAATGATTTTTTTCAGGTATGACTAAATATCTTTTTTGGGAAACCAACTAAATTTTTCTTTTATTTTTTCTAGCTCAATTTCATTTATAGAATTATAAAGGTTATCGACGTGAGCTTTTATATGCTCTTTTGTCAGTTTTTTAAAATCTAAAGATAAAAGATAACCGATTGTTTTTTCGTCGAATCGTTTTTTTATAACTCGAGCAGGAATTCCTCCCACCACCGTATATGGAGGAATGTCTGAGGTTACTACTGCTCCTGCCGCTATAACTGCGCCCTGTCCTATGTGGACTCCTGATAAAATTGTAGCACCAAAGCCAATCCAAACATCGTCATCAATTACAATATCGCCCTTACCGATTGGTTCATCAGCGATACCAAGTCGTGCTTTGAATGGATATGTCGATATCGTTGATAAATTGTGCTCAACTTCTAGCAAAAACTTCACATCATTAGCAATAGAAACGCACGTTCCTATAATTAGCTTATGCTTTCGACCATAAGTTATGAGATGTATAGGACCATATGAAAACTTGCCGACAGAAACTAAATTCTGGTTGTAATTATTTTGGGGATAAGTCCAATTTTCAGCATTTTTCTTTCGCCAACGATTATACAACATATTTGTTTTAATATGTCTTAACAATTTTCCTAATAAGGTTTGTTTAAAAAACATGATTTAGTCTCTTTTTAAACCAACTTCTATCTAATTAAATCCAAGTTTTTTAACAATCCTTAATACTGATTTGTTAAAATTCGAATCAAATTCTTTATTTTTCTGTCTTGGTCAACTCTGTGCAACTCTCTTCTTATTAATTTTATTTTATCAGAAATATTTGTGCGGTAATTTACGGATTTTTCCAAAAGCTTTAAATTGTTATTTGACATATATTCTCTAAAATTTTCAACAATATATTTTCGCATTAAGAAATTTTTTGAGTTACCATGGTCTTTTAAGATGTCCGTTATTTTTTTGAAAACGCATCTCTTAGCCTTTTTATTACCACTAGCATTCCTATTGTGTTGACGATAAAGAAGAACCTGCGAGTCATCCCTGTAAAATGTACCTATAAAAGGCGTTAGTACACTCAAAAAATTATCATGTGCAAAGGAATAATATTTTAAATCAATTTTATGTAAAATGTTATTCAAAGCGTTGTTCCATACAAAGGTGCATCCTAAACCGAAAAATTGGTATCCCAGCGCATCGTCTACATTCATTTTGCCAAAATGTAAATGATCAACCATAGAGGAACAGCCATTTAGTGGAGATAGTTTTGAATCAACATATTGTGGAAGAGCGCTGTATGCAGCTGGTTCTGTATACTTTTTCAATCGTTCGCAAGCTTTTTCTAATTTGTTGTTAAGCCAGACATCATCTTGATCGCAAAATGCGTAAAAATCTGCTTTTTCTGCGATCTTATTTGCTAGCCACATGAAACTTCTTCCAAATCCTAAATTTTCAGAATGAATAACCGTGATTTTATTATAGCCACAATATTTATCAATATACGCAGCTTCTGTTTCATTAGAACCATCGTCTCGAATGTATATATGTACATCTACATTTTTCTGTTTTAACAAACTTGCAATTTGATCATCTATATATTCCGAACCATTATAATAAGATAAATAAACATTGACTTTCATAGGAATACCTATATTCTTGATTTATATTTCTGAAAATAGATGCTATATTAACGCTCCATAATTTATATAATAAATAATGTCGTGTCTCAACTTCACTATTATAGAGGTTCCCAAAACAAACAATATGGCAAAATATCTGTCAACTTCATTTTTTTCATATCGAATTAATAAATAAAAGAAAATTCCTATTGGTACATAAAATAAAGCGGTAAATCTAAACATCCAATACGAAACAATTGAGAATAAATACAAACAAGATCCGATAATCGATAAAAAAAGATATTGGTGATAATATGGAATAATTTTCTCAAAATTATTTTTTTTCATTAATCCATAACATGTTATAAAATAAAAAGGAATTCCCTTGATGAATGTCAAAAAAGAACCATACCCAGTATATTCTTCAAAAAAATAATGAATAATTTTTGCGGATAAAACCGGTATAAAAGATGATGAAAAAGACACTAAAAAAATTAAAATGTGTTTAAAAAAAAGAAGCATCAATAGCATTAAAAAGAGAATAAATCTTAGAGATACAACCTTTTTTTCAATGAGTTTCATTGCTAAAAAAATTGGGAAAAGAATAAAACCTGTTGTATGAAATAATGATGCACTCAAAGCATAAAGTACACAAGCAACATCTCTTTGAACACTACTTTCTTTTAAAATGTTTGCGAAAAATAAAATACAAAATGCATTTGTATAGCACTGTTTCAGCTGTGCAAAAGTTAAAGAAAAATAATCAGTTACAAGCAAAAAGAATAGAACAAATAACGAAAAATTTTTTGTTTTTTTTAAACCATAAAAAGTTATTGTGCAACAAATAAACGTTGTTGCGTATAGAACATATAGAAAATCAACATGAAGAAAGCGTGCAGCATTAAAAATAAGTTCCAAACCGGGCATTTCCACTCGATGGTTAACAAAGCTAACAAAATAATTAAGCCTGTCTCCGCCCAAACCATTAATCCCGCCGGAAAGATTAGTGCAGAAAATGTTATAAAAAGTGAATATCAATGAAAATAATATTATGTCAAAATTTGAGAACCTTATTAATGGATATGCGAAAACAGTTGTATTAACATACTTCATTTTTGTATAAGAATATATCAGCACAACCACAAAAAAATACAATAAAATTGTACTTAAAATTTTTACATCCATATCATCTCCAAATTATCTTTTTACCCACATCCTTTTACAAATGTAATATGCTAATAACCCCAATGGGTATAAAATAGCTGTTAAAATAGGTCGTGAAGAGCCATAAACGGGATTCCCTTTTTTAAGGAATGAACAAGCTATGATATATTTTATGCAATATTCAACACGTTTTTTTAAATATTTGACATGTTTAACATTGTTGTTGTATAGGTCACAATATCCATTTAAATTTTTAAACCAATTTTTTCGAACATTTGAAGTGTATCCAGAATCTTGGTATTCAATGTTCGTAGTAAAATCGTTCAGGATGAGGAACGGTTCGTCCGGTAATTGAAACCACTTATAGCTTTCAGAAACCAATTTCTCATTTGAGTAAACAGGAAATTTATTAGTTTTTTTTATCACATCAGTTCTGATAATGATTGCAATATCTCCGTAAACTTTATATTTACAGAACAAATCTTGATAGGAAGATTCTTTAAGTCCAAGAGGAAACTTGGTTTGATTCAGTTTGTTAACATTTCGATCTAAAGCAAAAATTCCAAGATAGGTTCCTTTTTTTTTATTCCATAATGTTTGAACTTTTTCAACGGCATCATTAATTAGCCAATCATCGGAATCAACCCCCCATAAAAGTTCTGTTTTAGCAATTTCAAAAGCAATTTCTCGAGCTGTATGAACGCCTCCATTTTCTTTATAAACATATTCTATCTGAAATGGAGAGCTTTGTTTCCATAGATTGATTAAAGCCCCAGTTCCATCAGATGATCCATCATCGACAACGAGCCAGATAAAATTTTTGCATGTTTGATTGCATAAGCTATCATACAATCGAGGCAATAAGTTTTTACGATTGTATGTTGGCGTGTAAATTGTGAACAATGGCAAATTAAACATTTTATCTTTTCTCAATTTTCTTTGTGATTACATTCATTTTTACAGCAGAGAAGTTTGAAAAAAAAATCATATTTTCCCTAAGTATTTTGCAAAATAATTTATTTGTCTAATGGATCTATTAGTGTCTTGCATAATACATTCCCATCAAAAATTTATCAACTAACGATAGTTTCCTTGTAGATTCTTCAATTGGAAAAATTTCAAATCTGTTTTGCTGTAAGAATTTCTCCAAATTAACAAAGCTGCTTTCATTCATCGTATTTGGATGATAGCAGAATGTAACCGTATTAAAAGGCAATTTACGAACACGCCCAGACTGTTGCGGAACAAAAGTCATTCCGTATTTTGAAAACGGCTTATTTGCTGGTGTGTCTGAAATTATGCGGATGTCCGAAGCATCCTGCAGTGCCTTTATTGTATTTTCATCAAACGTATGTGCCGGCGCAAAGAATACCTTAGGGTTTATACCATGACTGCGTAGAATGGCGACACCATCAGCAATCATCCGTTTTTGCTCTTCATACGGAAGCCCGGCAAATTCAGAACGATGATTTACAGGGTTAATACCGCCACAATTTGTTTTGAAGATATGGTTATAGCCATGTAATGCCAATTGCCAGCCTTTTTTTTGCCAAGATGCTATTCGCTTTGTCCAAAAATCTGCATCTTCCGTAAAACAATCCATATCGGGATCTTTGCAATCAGGAATTACACCAACAAGCGGTTTGACACCATACTTTTCAAGCAAAGCTTCCATTCTATCCCATTTAGCCATATTTCGCTTAGGGCAAGCATCATCAAGACGCATAATGTAGCGTGTCATGCAGACCTCCAATTTGCTTGATAAAATTCAGCAAGTTTTTTTGAAGATTCCTTAATATCGAACCCATGCTCAACAACAGACTGAATTGGATTCATGGAAGAATCGGTTCGTTTTGCCCATAGAAGTGCTTGTTCGGCCCATTTTTGTGCGTTGTCGGTTGGCAGAAAGGCACATTGTTCAGTTACTTTGACCAATCGAGGGATGACATCACTGCAAACACATGGTAATCCTGCAGACTGAGCTTCTACGGCAACCATTCCAAATCCTTCCCAAACAGAAGGAAATAAGAAACAATCTGCCGCCTGCAAAAGATTTGGAACATCACTCCTGCTTCCTAGCAAAATTACATCGTTTTGCAAATTGAGAGAAGTAATTTGCTTTTCAATCTCTGGGCGTAATTCACCATCACCAGCAAGCAATAAGACTGTATTCGAATCAACCTTATGTATCTCGGCAAAAACATTCAGTAAAAATGGATGATTCTTTGCTGGATGAAAACGGCCCACATGAATAAATGTTTTCTTGTCACCTAAGCCAAGTTTTTCGCGGTATTCCTTACGAATTTCTGGATCAAATTTGTACTGTTCCGTATCAATGGCGTTTTGCAAAATATGATACTTCGGACTGTTGACAACATTATTGCCAAACAGCCATGCACCCGCTTCTTTAGAACAACCAAAGAAATACTCGGCCTGCCAGCGCAAAGGATACTGCATAATACGCTTTACGACAGAACTTAAGCCATTGCCATTAGAAGTGCTGTGGCTATGAATAATTGTTTTCAGTCCAGCTTTTTTTGCAATAGGCAGATAAAGTGATGCATAGCTGCGAACATGAGAATGAAGAATCTTGTATTCAGGATGTTCTCTGAAGAACTGCTTCCAAAGTTTCTTCATCTTGAAATAGTTCAAGCCATTAAATGCCGGAAAGCTATAGATTTTGCCACCTAGCGCAATGATTTCGTCATAATAGGCTTGGTGTTTGGTCGTATGAATTATAAAATCAAACTGTACTTGTGTTCTGTCTATGGCACGGTAGAGGTTCATCACCATTGTTTCTGCGCCACCACGTTCCAAACCACCTAATACATGGAGAATTCTAATCATTGAATATTCTCCATTTCTTGATACCCAATAACATCCCTCATCTGCTTATTGATGATGGAGACTTCGTATTTTTCTTTGCAGATTCTGTATGCGGCATCGCCCATGGATATGACTTTGTTTCTATCGCAAAGATCAATCATTCTTTCAGCCAAAGCTTTGCTGTTCTTGATCGGTACGAGATATCCATTCACTCCGTTCACAACAGCCACTCTGCATCCCGTCCAATCTGTTGTAATCACAGGGCGACCACAGGCAAGAGCTTCCAAAATTGTCCTCGGCAGCCCCTCACGATAATAGGATGGTAACACAAATACAGATGCTTTGGCGTAAAACGCAATAGGGTCTTTCACTTCGCCCGGATGTTCAATCGTGCCGTCATTGATATAGGCTTGAATATCTTCTGACTTCAGGGCTCCAATAGAAGTATCAAACCCACCGAGAAGAATGCATTTTGCTTCTGGATGAACTTTTTTCAATTCTCGGGCAGCTTCACAAAATTCAAGGACGCCCTTTTCCTTGATGATGCGCCCCACCATCAAAAACACAGGCTTTTCTGGAATTTCAGTTTTCTTGAAACGATCCAAGTTCACTCCGGAGCCATTAACAACGGTAGTTTTTTCTTTAGGCAAATAGCCATTGCTTACCAGATACTCTATATCATCGCCATTTTGGAAAATAACCTTGTCACAAGCTTTGAATGCCTTCTTGTAAAGAGTCTTTGTGATAAGGCGAAGCACCTTGTTTTTCAGTCCGCCTGCACCGTAAACGCGTCCAAGTCCGGTTACCATTGCATAGATGTGCGGTACTTTGCAAGATTTTGCAGCAATGCTGCCGTAAATGACAGGCTTGATGTTGTAACTAAATACGATATCTGGCCGAATTTCCTTAATGTTTTTTTTCAATAGCCTAAGGTAATTCAGATCGTTTTTTACACTTGTATTATCTTTAACCGAAGGAATTTCAATAAATCTCTTAACACCCAACGCCAAGACATCGTCTATAAAATCCTTATTCGGACCCGTCACATAAACTTCGTTTCCGTGAGCAATCATATCCTTGACGAGATCACCACGGAAGTTAAATACGGTCTTATTTTTTGCAGAAACAATCAGGATTTTCATTTAAGCCAACTCCTTCTTACTCTGCATGTTGTATTCTTCCAAATTTTTCATAATCACATCGCTCATGCGTTTGCCATTTCCGTTCCCGACAAAGCTATTGTGCGGCGTGACCAAAACATTTTTCATATTCCATAAGGAACTTGTTTCAGACAATGGTTCTTCTTCAAAGACATCCAAAACTGCTCCGTACAATTTATTGTCCAAAGCCTCAATCAGAGCGTCCGAATCCACTAGTGCTCCCCTTGCGATATTCACGAGAACAGATTCGTTTTTCATCGCTTCAAAAAGCTTCTTGTTGAACATATGCCTAGTTTCATCTGTCAGTGGCAAAGTGATGATTACAACATCTGATTGTTTCAGAGCTTCAAAAGAATCGTCAGTATGGAAAATGCGGGAGAAATATTTATTTTCTCGAACAAAAGGATCCACCCCAATTACGGAGCAACCCATCGCTTCAAATCTTTTAGCGCACTCGGAACCCACAGAACCGCAGCCAAAGACGCAAACAGTCTGACCATGCAGTTCTTTCAGTTCTCTCTCTTTTTTCCATAAGTGACATTTTTGATTTTCGAAAAAGGAACGTCCTTTTTTATAAAGCGCTAATACGGAATACAGAGCGTATTCCGCCATCGGGATGCTGTAAACGCCTCTAGCATTGCAAATTTTTATGCCACGCTCTTTCACGTATTCCATCGGGACACGATCAAAACCTGCTGACGTCAGCTGGATGTATCGGAGATTCGTAAAAGATTCAATAGGGTGAGAAAGGAATATTCCGTTACCAATAATTCCTTCAACCCATGCCGGGTCGCATGGCAACTCATCTTTCTCCCATGCAAGGAACTTGACTGAATGAGTCTTTTCAATCTGTGCAATATATTCGTTTGCCTGTTGCCAAGCACCAGTTATCAGCAGGTTCATGTATTCCCCCTAAGCATTTTGTCTACAGAACCACTCATCAAGCCCCAAACTTTGTGCAAGATAAACGCAGACAAAAGAATAGATGACGTCAGAACAAGCCAATTTAACGGGAACATCAAATTAAGGTTCCTAACAGCATCAATAATAACATACTGAACCAAATAAATTTCGAGCGTTATATCAGAAAGCAGTTGTATCATTTTTTTTACACGGATGGGTGCTTTTTCAAGCATTCCGTCTAAGCCACAGAATGTTCGGAAAAGGAAAAAGAGAACAAGGAATATTGCAATTTGATTCAAGAATTGAAATGAAGCCAAATTCATCATATGAACAAACAGCAATTTGCTAGCAAAATAAGCCAAAAAAGACAGAAAAGTTGCAATCGGATAGAACCATTTAAACTTGTTTCTCAGCTTTTGGTCATTTTGCCTAAACCAAGCCCCCAACAGCATACTTTCCATAAACAAAAAACGAATCATCGGTTCGCGCACTTTATCTATGTGATAATAACTATGGTCATAAGCAAGCATATAAACAAGCAACCATACAACAGCCAAGCCAATCATAATCAATACAAGTCGTTTGTTCAATGCAGGAATCTTAACAATAAAGAACAGCGGAATGTACAATACAATAATAGATGCAACAAAATGATAATTCGTTGGGTAAACATACCACCAAGCAGCACCCATTTCTGCACTAAGTGCGTACGCTCCCACAAACATATAGATTGCAGTCATGATAATGACAGGTGGGTATATGCGCCAAATTCTTCTACCATACCATTGCGCAAAGCCTATGGCGTTTAAATCATACTTCACATTATAAAGGCAAAAACCGGAAACGGCAAAGAAGAGTACATCACCAATCAAGCCTCCATTAGCAATGAGATCTGTAGGATATATTCCCGTATAATGCGCATTTGTTATAAAACAAGCCGCTAGAGCACGTAAAAAAGTCACGAAGAATATCACAACCGTTTTCCTCGATTACTTTTTAACAAGAGTCTCGCCAATATTTTGATTATCGGCATTCGTAGCGACCTTGAAAATGGTCATAAAGAAAATTTTCATGTCAAGCAAAAGTGATACGTGATCAACATACCAGACATTCAGTTCAATTCTCTTGTGCCATTCAACATCTTTACGACCATGGACTTGAGCCCACCCCGTAATGCCAGGACGTACATCAAACATGCGCTTCTGCTCTGCGGTGTATTCATTAATTGGCCACGGATGGTAAGTCAGAGGCGGACGAGGACCAATAAGGCTCATGTCTCCCTTAAGCATGTTCAATGCTTGGGGGAGTTCATCAATCGAAGTCGCTCGAATGATGCGACCAACAGCAGTCACTCTTGCATCGCCTTTGCCGCTGTACACGCCCGAACCGGTATGTTCCGCATTTTGCACCATAGAACGGAACTTGTAAATGTCAAATTCTTTGCCTCCGAGACCTAAACGACGTTGCTTGAAAATCACGGGGCCCTTGGAATTGAGTTTAATCGCTATAGCCGTAATTAAGAGAACTGGAGACAGAAAAACAAGAACACCGAGGGACACAACAATATCAAGTAACCGTTTCAAAAAACTCTTATACATCAGATTATCCTTTTATGCATTTTTTTTCGCACGTTTGATTGCGGCAACAACATCGGCAACGGCTGTTGCGACTTCGACTTTGTTTTGTGCAAAATCTTCAGGAGTTTTATTAGCGAGAGAGGCTTCGAATGCACGGAGCGTCTTCAAATTTTCACTGAAGGTCTGTTCAATTTCAGTAATGTCCGTAATTTTGGCACAATCGCAGAATGAGCGAGAAAGGATGGCGCGGGTAGAATCGAGCCTGTAATGTTCCATGATGACCTTTTCGGCAGGCAACATGCCGCTACCAAGCTTTGCGATACCGCCAAAACCGTATGGAATTTTTGCAGTCTTGAACTTGTCGCAGAGTTTTTCGACAGTTCCATCCGACAGAAGTTCAAACATGAAAGTCATGCCGTACGAAAGGTGCAGGTCGTTGAGTCCAATATGAATTTCGTCAAAACCGCCTTTCGCTAGAACTTCGTCTACGCATTCCAAAGCCTCTTTTGTTTCGAGAAGCAGCGTTGTTTTGCAACGTCCATCAACAGCTTTGATAAAATTCGAGACTTCCTCGGGTGTTTTCCAGTACGGGAGCATAATGATGTCTGCCCCGGCTTCTATTACAGAATCAATTTCAGCAAGGCTACCGTCGTACCATGGGTTTATGCGAACGAGCATTTCTGAAGTCGTAAGATGCGGCTTTATGCTCCTGATATCTGCAACGGAGTGTTGAGACTTGACCGAATCGTAATTTTTCTGTCGTTCCTCTTTGCCTCGGGTTTCCAAATCAACCCAAATGCGGTCAACGCCGTATTTCTGGGCAATTTCAGCCACATCAGACCGATTCGTGATGTACATCAGCTTTAGTGGCATTTAATTACCGCAACCTCAGGGTTACTCCGGTCATCTTTTGTGTGTAGCGACCTCCGCTATTCCTGGTCAGACCGGACGTGGAACTAATTGTGGCAAATATAAGTAATATTATTGTAATTTTGTAGGGTTACTGCCCATTTAATGACAGATTTCTTATTTTTTCTTTAAAAGATGACGTTTCGGAAGCAAAAAAACGGCCTCAAAAAGACCGTTTTTTACGTTTTTTGAATGTTTGAGGGGTTATTTGATGGCGAGCATCGCAGCAATCACATCATCCGGAATGTTCTTCGAACGGAGATACTCGACCCGTTTGGAATCACGTTCATCGATTTTTTCGCGTTCTTGCTCAACGCCTAACTTTTTCCCACGACGGAGTGCGGCACGTTCTGCGGCACGCAGGCGATCCCCTGCGGTCTTGATGCCTAAAGCCTGTCCGATACTAATTTGCATACGCAACTCCTCCACGACATCCTTGTCGAGGTACTCTCCTAAATATACTACAATTTTTTCGGCAAGAGTAGCCCTCGCGCTGTTCTCCATCTTCGAGAGCATTTTTACCAACTCGCCACAAATCTTTTTCAAACCGTCGGCATCAAAAGCGTGTTTCATCACCAAAGCACCCACAGCAGCCTCTATATTTTGCTCCGCAAAGCAGGCCTTGTCAGGGACATCTGCGAGGTTAACGAAGACACATTCAAAAGGCAACTTCTTGCCACTAAGCTTTCCCCCATGTTTCTTG
This is a stretch of genomic DNA from Fibrobacter sp. UWB13. It encodes these proteins:
- the rfbF gene encoding glucose-1-phosphate cytidylyltransferase, coding for MKTVLLAGGFGSRISEESAFKPKPMIEIGGKPILWHIMKEYAYYGHTEFIICAGYKQEYIKEWFSNYFLQNSDVSFDFSNNKNEITIHHSHIEPWKVTVVDTGYNTMTGGRIKRVQEYVGNEPFFMTYGDGVCDVDINKLLEFHKSHGKIATLTAVKLAQDKGVLNIGGNNAVKSFREKSVNDGVTINAGYMVLQPEIFNYLTDDTCVFEKEPLAKLASDGELMSYTHTGFWQCMDNIREKSMLEKLLACGQAPWKKW
- a CDS encoding DUF2334 domain-containing protein — encoded protein: MTRYIMRLDDACPKRNMAKWDRMEALLEKYGVKPLVGVIPDCKDPDMDCFTEDADFWTKRIASWQKKGWQLALHGYNHIFKTNCGGINPVNHRSEFAGLPYEEQKRMIADGVAILRSHGINPKVFFAPAHTFDENTIKALQDASDIRIISDTPANKPFSKYGMTFVPQQSGRVRKLPFNTVTFCYHPNTMNESSFVNLEKFLQQNRFEIFPIEESTRKLSLVDKFLMGMYYARH
- a CDS encoding glycosyltransferase family A protein produces the protein MFNLPLFTIYTPTYNRKNLLPRLYDSLCNQTCKNFIWLVVDDGSSDGTGALINLWKQSSPFQIEYVYKENGGVHTAREIAFEIAKTELLWGVDSDDWLINDAVEKVQTLWNKKKGTYLGIFALDRNVNKLNQTKFPLGLKESSYQDLFCKYKVYGDIAIIIRTDVIKKTNKFPVYSNEKLVSESYKWFQLPDEPFLILNDFTTNIEYQDSGYTSNVRKNWFKNLNGYCDLYNNNVKHVKYLKKRVEYCIKYIIACSFLKKGNPVYGSSRPILTAILYPLGLLAYYICKRMWVKR
- a CDS encoding NAD(P)-dependent oxidoreductase: MNLLITGAWQQANEYIAQIEKTHSVKFLAWEKDELPCDPAWVEGIIGNGIFLSHPIESFTNLRYIQLTSAGFDRVPMEYVKERGIKICNARGVYSIPMAEYALYSVLALYKKGRSFFENQKCHLWKKERELKELHGQTVCVFGCGSVGSECAKRFEAMGCSVIGVDPFVRENKYFSRIFHTDDSFEALKQSDVVIITLPLTDETRHMFNKKLFEAMKNESVLVNIARGALVDSDALIEALDNKLYGAVLDVFEEEPLSETSSLWNMKNVLVTPHNSFVGNGNGKRMSDVIMKNLEEYNMQSKKELA
- a CDS encoding sugar transferase; amino-acid sequence: MKRLLDIVVSLGVLVFLSPVLLITAIAIKLNSKGPVIFKQRRLGLGGKEFDIYKFRSMVQNAEHTGSGVYSGKGDARVTAVGRIIRATSIDELPQALNMLKGDMSLIGPRPPLTYHPWPINEYTAEQKRMFDVRPGITGWAQVHGRKDVEWHKRIELNVWYVDHVSLLLDMKIFFMTIFKVATNADNQNIGETLVKK
- a CDS encoding glycosyltransferase family 1 protein; protein product: MIRILHVLGGLERGGAETMVMNLYRAIDRTQVQFDFIIHTTKHQAYYDEIIALGGKIYSFPAFNGLNYFKMKKLWKQFFREHPEYKILHSHVRSYASLYLPIAKKAGLKTIIHSHSTSNGNGLSSVVKRIMQYPLRWQAEYFFGCSKEAGAWLFGNNVVNSPKYHILQNAIDTEQYKFDPEIRKEYREKLGLGDKKTFIHVGRFHPAKNHPFLLNVFAEIHKVDSNTVLLLAGDGELRPEIEKQITSLNLQNDVILLGSRSDVPNLLQAADCFLFPSVWEGFGMVAVEAQSAGLPCVCSDVIPRLVKVTEQCAFLPTDNAQKWAEQALLWAKRTDSSMNPIQSVVEHGFDIKESSKKLAEFYQANWRSA
- a CDS encoding EpsG family protein, which translates into the protein MDVKILSTILLYFFVVVLIYSYTKMKYVNTTVFAYPLIRFSNFDIILFSLIFTFYNIFCTNLSGGINGLGGDRLNYFVSFVNHRVEMPGLELIFNAARFLHVDFLYVLYATTFICCTITFYGLKKTKNFSLFVLFFLLVTDYFSLTFAQLKQCYTNAFCILFFANILKESSVQRDVACVLYALSASLFHTTGFILFPIFLAMKLIEKKVVSLRFILFLMLLMLLFFKHILIFLVSFSSSFIPVLSAKIIHYFFEEYTGYGSFLTFIKGIPFYFITCYGLMKKNNFEKIIPYYHQYLFLSIIGSCLYLFSIVSYWMFRFTALFYVPIGIFFYLLIRYEKNEVDRYFAILFVLGTSIIVKLRHDIIYYINYGALI
- a CDS encoding glycosyltransferase family 4 protein, coding for MKILIVSAKNKTVFNFRGDLVKDMIAHGNEVYVTGPNKDFIDDVLALGVKRFIEIPSVKDNTSVKNDLNYLRLLKKNIKEIRPDIVFSYNIKPVIYGSIAAKSCKVPHIYAMVTGLGRVYGAGGLKNKVLRLITKTLYKKAFKACDKVIFQNGDDIEYLVSNGYLPKEKTTVVNGSGVNLDRFKKTEIPEKPVFLMVGRIIKEKGVLEFCEAARELKKVHPEAKCILLGGFDTSIGALKSEDIQAYINDGTIEHPGEVKDPIAFYAKASVFVLPSYYREGLPRTILEALACGRPVITTDWTGCRVAVVNGVNGYLVPIKNSKALAERMIDLCDRNKVISMGDAAYRICKEKYEVSIINKQMRDVIGYQEMENIQ
- a CDS encoding glycosyltransferase, producing MKVNVYLSYYNGSEYIDDQIASLLKQKNVDVHIYIRDDGSNETEAAYIDKYCGYNKITVIHSENLGFGRSFMWLANKIAEKADFYAFCDQDDVWLNNKLEKACERLKKYTEPAAYSALPQYVDSKLSPLNGCSSMVDHLHFGKMNVDDALGYQFFGLGCTFVWNNALNNILHKIDLKYYSFAHDNFLSVLTPFIGTFYRDDSQVLLYRQHNRNASGNKKAKRCVFKKITDILKDHGNSKNFLMRKYIVENFREYMSNNNLKLLEKSVNYRTNISDKIKLIRRELHRVDQDRKIKNLIRILTNQY
- a CDS encoding CatB-related O-acetyltransferase, whose protein sequence is MFFKQTLLGKLLRHIKTNMLYNRWRKKNAENWTYPQNNYNQNLVSVGKFSYGPIHLITYGRKHKLIIGTCVSIANDVKFLLEVEHNLSTISTYPFKARLGIADEPIGKGDIVIDDDVWIGFGATILSGVHIGQGAVIAAGAVVTSDIPPYTVVGGIPARVIKKRFDEKTIGYLLSLDFKKLTKEHIKAHVDNLYNSINEIELEKIKEKFSWFPKKDI
- a CDS encoding acyltransferase — encoded protein: MIFFVTFLRALAACFITNAHYTGIYPTDLIANGGLIGDVLFFAVSGFCLYNVKYDLNAIGFAQWYGRRIWRIYPPVIIMTAIYMFVGAYALSAEMGAAWWYVYPTNYHFVASIIVLYIPLFFIVKIPALNKRLVLIMIGLAVVWLLVYMLAYDHSYYHIDKVREPMIRFLFMESMLLGAWFRQNDQKLRNKFKWFYPIATFLSFLAYFASKLLFVHMMNLASFQFLNQIAIFLVLFFLFRTFCGLDGMLEKAPIRVKKMIQLLSDITLEIYLVQYVIIDAVRNLNLMFPLNWLVLTSSILLSAFILHKVWGLMSGSVDKMLRGNT